ACGTGGATGAAGAGCAGGCGGCCATCAAGGGCTACTCGCGCGATGCGTCGACGGGCACCGCTACCCTGGGCGATATCCTGAAAGAGCAAATGGAAGAGGCGCGTCGGGATTGATCTCCCGACGCCAGCCCGATCGGACACGAGGCCCGGCCCTCCGGGCCTCGTCTATCCTTTCAGCCGGAATGATTGCCATGACGAAATCAGAGCTAATCGATGTGCTGGCCGCAGGACAGAGTCACCTGGCCTACAAAGACGTCGAGCTGGCGGTGCGCTGCATTCTGGACAATATGAGCAACGCACTGGCCTCCGGCGAGCGTATCGAGATACGAGGATTCGGCAGTTTCTCGCTGCACTATCGCCCGCCGCGCATCGGCCGCAACCCGAAGACCGGCGAGGCCGTCTCCTTGTCCGGTAAGTACGTCCCTCACTTCAAGCCCGGCAAGGAGCTGCGCGATCGCGTCAATCAGGCCTATCAGGAAGAGCTGATGACGGCCGAAGAGGAGCCGACGAAAGTCCCCGAACGGATGGTCGGCACCGCCTGAAGGTCACGCCGCGCGGACAGGTTCGCTGTCCTGATCCCCCAATGATGACAGGAGCGGGCCGGTGCGGTGTCGCTATGCTAAACGGCCTGTCTACAGGTCCGCGCGCGCCGGGCTGGTCTCGTCAGAAGGTGCCACCGTTCCAGCCGAACAGGTGGCGGGGCGGGGCAGCGAACTCGATGTAGATACGCTCGGCACCGATTCCAAGCTCATCGGCCACCAATTCGCAGAGGGTGCGCGAATACTCGGACGTCTCGTCCTCCGGGAGGCCGAGACTCTTCAATTCCAGGTAGGCCGCCGGTGCGGACGAACCGCCGAACAACATCGCACGACCATCCTCGACGATGACCATCACATAGGACTCGGGCTTGCCGAGCATCTCGGCGATCGTGCGGGAGGCGCGGGCGAACAGATCCGGGCGACGCGCTGATGGGATCGCGACATTGGTGACGATGCGCAACGTTGGCATGGCGGTTCCTCATCGACTAAGGGTGGATTGGTTTCCGCGATGATAAGACGTCGACTTACGACCCTCTAGCCTAGAAGCGGCAGTTGGACGGCCTCGGAGGTGCGTCGCGCGGGGTGTCCGGCAAGGCACGAGGAGGCGCACAATAGCCGAGCTATTGCAACGCGTTGTAACACCGCAGGGCGCCGCGCGGGGCGTGCCTCGGAGGTCGTAGCGCTCCTCACCCAGCCGGTGAATCCGAATCGCACGAAGATTCGTGCCCGATTTTCGCGACTTGAACCGATTGCGAAGCGGTCAACTGCCGTTTCTAGGTCTAGACGCCCCTCGCGGGCGACCGCATCTCTGCGCCGTTCGGTCTGCGACGCTCCTCTTCACGATTCTGCCGACCGAGACTGAGGCCGACCTCCGATACGCAAGGGTCAGGTGCGATTCGGTAGGCCGATCAATCAGTGCCCGGCGGTGTCTTTCCCACCTTCGCTGACATGAGCGTTGGTTCGATCCCGCTCCCCGGATGCCCGCATCGGGGCACGGAACGCCGCGACCGGCGCGGTCAGGCGCTTTCGAGTGCCGTTCTCGAACCACAGATCCACGTCGATCCACTCGCCTGGTTGCAGTGCGGCGTGGAGCCCGATCAACATCAGATGCAAACCGCCGGGAGCGAGTGTCACCGATTCGCCGACCGGCAACTCGATGCGCTCGATCCTGCGCATCTTCATCATGCCACCCTCTTGGCGGTGGGTATGGAGCTCGACAACCTCGGCGGCATCGCTCGCCGCGGCGACCAGGGCATGATCGATGGCGTCACGATTTTCAAGAATCATGAAGACCGCACTGTTCGGCTGACCAGGTGGCACGGCCCTGGCGTAGGGCGCCTCGACGGCAAGCCAGTCGGCGACACCCTCGGCGTGAAGGGCGAAGGGCGCGACCAGTGCGCTAAGGGCGAAGAGAAGAACGGAAATTGGGGCCTTCATCGGCGGACTCCTTTTTGTTGTCGGACCATGGAAATCATCGATTCTCACTTGTTATGAGATTCGTCGCTCGGCGCCGGCCCGCACCGCCTGCCAAATTAGAGAGGCCAGCCAACGCTGGATTCTGATCGACAAAAATCTAACGCGCACGTAATATCTAGTGTGCGACTAACCGATGCGGGAGGATTCCATCATGACACGCGAAATTATGTTGCACATCGACGAAGACCTGGGTACGGATGGGCGTCTTGCTCTGGTCGATCATCTCCATGCGCGATTCGAAGCAGTCCGCATCGAGGTCCGTGATTCCGACAAGCCCCATCTCCTGTTTTTCTCGTTCGATTCCACCAAGCTGTCTCCGCACACCCTGATCCAGGCGATCCAGGACAAGGGCTATCATGCACAGGTCGTCGATTTGTGACCATGAAGATTGGGAACGTCGCTGCGCGCTTGGGCACGACGGTCAGGACCCTGCGTTTCTACGAGGAGCAGGGGTTGGTGCGTCCACGGCGAACGGCTGGCGGCACGCGCGTCTATTCGCAGGATGACGAAAGGCGCTTCGCCGCCATCCTGGCCTTGGTACGTCTCGGCTTTTCCGTGCAAACACTCGTCGATCTCGCCGGGGTACGGCCCGAGAGCCTGAGTGGCGACCAGGCCAGGCAAGCCGTCCAGTCGCGCCTGCGAACGATGGATGCCTCCCTGGCCGAGCAGTCGATGCGAATCCAGGAACAGCGCCGAGACATCGCCCGCGCCCTGTCGTTCGTCGAGCTCTGCCGCGGCTGTTCGCAGCGCCCGACCCGAGTCGCTTGCGACCATTGCGAGATCAGCACAGGGCGGGGGGAGATCTCCATAATGCAGGTAATTTGGGACGAGCCGGCACCGGAGCCGACATGAAAATGCCAGGGTGACCGCCCTTATGGCGTGATCAAAGGAGATCGACTACGGCCAAGAGGACGAGCGGGTGCAAGGCGATACCGAGCGCCAGGAGCTGCAGGCGCGGTGGGCATCTGCGGTACCAAGCGAAGAAAACTGCCAGCGCCGCGGCTACGGCCAAACCGAGAGAGATGTAGAGGCTGAGCGGCACAAGGAATGCTAGGTCCAACGCGAGTCCAGCATCCTGCTCGCCAACTCCCTGGATATGAACGCGACCATGATGTGGCTGGCCGCCGGGCGATCCTGTTCCACTGCTTCTGCGCGTTATCAGCCTTTTGCAGAAGACTGGTGCGAATGCCATCAGCAGTATCTGTCCTGATAGCGATTGAATGGGGGATATCTCAGGATCTGACCGCCTCGGAACTGCGCGGACGAGTACGCACTGGTGCTGCCCACTTCCGCCGCGACCGCTGGCCCCCGTATACCGCCACGTCGCCCACGGTACAGGAATGATGCTCCTGCACCAGCCGGATGGCGTCCTCTTTGAACCCGGTCGTGCAACTCTTTCGTGTCTTCATCTTTCACCTCAGCTCGGGGACATTGTCCCTGAACTGGCCATTAGACCGCCTCAGGTTGGGGCCGACGAGACACGCCCGCGATCCAGAGAGCGGAGCGGCGGCGATGTAGGTTATCCTACAAACAAAGACGGCGACTGATGGCAGGACTCAGTACTGACGGAGAAACGGGAGATGAAGCAACCACTCGACGAACAAGCCCTTGACCAACTTTTTCGCTCAGCGCGCACCTACCCGTCCTGGCAGGACCGCCCGGTCTCAGACGAACAGCTTCAAGCCCTCTACGAGTTGCTCAAGTGGGGGCCGACCAGCATGAACTGCATGCCCGCGCGTTTCGTCTTCCTGCGCACCGCCGAGGCGAAGGCGCGACTGGAGCCGGCCCTGATGGCCGCCAACCTGGACAAGGTGCGAGCGGCGCCAGTGACCGTGATCGTCGCCCACGACGACCGTTTTTTCGAACACCTGCCAACCCTTTGGCCACACACGGCGGGCGCACGGGAAATGTTCGCCGATAATGCGGCGCTCGCCGAGACGACGGCCTTTCGCAACGCGACCCTTCAGGGCGCCTACCTGATCATGGCCGCCCGTGCGCTGGGGCTCGATGTCGGCCCGATGTCGGGCTTCGACAATGCCAAGGTCGATGCGGAATTCTTCCCCGACGGGGGTTTCCGGTCGAACTTTCTCGCCAATCTCGGCTATGGCGACCCAACGGGTCTCTTCCCGCGCGGACCTCGGCTCGACTTCGCCCAGGCCGTGACGCTGCTGTGATGGACTATCGGGTTCTCTGTGCCGCGTCTTCCCCCTGTGACGCCATCGGTTTGCGAGGCGGCCGAGCATCCTCTGCGGGGGCGCGATTGCCGGGACCGCCATGCACGGCCAGGTCGACCTGACATGAGGTTCGAAGCGACCGTGCTGTTCAGCGCATTGGCCCACGACACGCGCCTGCGTTGCCTGATGCTGCTGATGCAGAACGACGAGCTCTGCGTCTGCGAGTTGACCTATGCGCTAGGCGCCAGCCAGCCGCACGTCTCACGCCACCTCGCTCAGCTGCGAGAAATGGGTCTGGTCGCCGATCGCCGCAGCGGACTCTGGGTCCACTACCGCATCCACCCGGGCCTGCCCGAATGGGCGCAGGCCGTGCTCCGCGAGACCGTCGCCGGGCTGCGGCGCGAGGCGCCCTTCAGCGAGGATCACCGAGTACTCGCGGGGATGCCGAATCGCCCAGGCACGGTGCGCTGGA
This portion of the Thioflavicoccus mobilis 8321 genome encodes:
- a CDS encoding integration host factor subunit beta translates to MTKSELIDVLAAGQSHLAYKDVELAVRCILDNMSNALASGERIEIRGFGSFSLHYRPPRIGRNPKTGEAVSLSGKYVPHFKPGKELRDRVNQAYQEELMTAEEEPTKVPERMVGTA
- a CDS encoding phenylpyruvate tautomerase MIF-related protein, coding for MPTLRIVTNVAIPSARRPDLFARASRTIAEMLGKPESYVMVIVEDGRAMLFGGSSAPAAYLELKSLGLPEDETSEYSRTLCELVADELGIGAERIYIEFAAPPRHLFGWNGGTF
- a CDS encoding copper chaperone PCu(A)C — its product is MKAPISVLLFALSALVAPFALHAEGVADWLAVEAPYARAVPPGQPNSAVFMILENRDAIDHALVAAASDAAEVVELHTHRQEGGMMKMRRIERIELPVGESVTLAPGGLHLMLIGLHAALQPGEWIDVDLWFENGTRKRLTAPVAAFRAPMRASGERDRTNAHVSEGGKDTAGH
- a CDS encoding MerR family transcriptional regulator; this encodes MKIGNVAARLGTTVRTLRFYEEQGLVRPRRTAGGTRVYSQDDERRFAAILALVRLGFSVQTLVDLAGVRPESLSGDQARQAVQSRLRTMDASLAEQSMRIQEQRRDIARALSFVELCRGCSQRPTRVACDHCEISTGRGEISIMQVIWDEPAPEPT
- a CDS encoding malonic semialdehyde reductase gives rise to the protein MKQPLDEQALDQLFRSARTYPSWQDRPVSDEQLQALYELLKWGPTSMNCMPARFVFLRTAEAKARLEPALMAANLDKVRAAPVTVIVAHDDRFFEHLPTLWPHTAGAREMFADNAALAETTAFRNATLQGAYLIMAARALGLDVGPMSGFDNAKVDAEFFPDGGFRSNFLANLGYGDPTGLFPRGPRLDFAQAVTLL
- a CDS encoding metalloregulator ArsR/SmtB family transcription factor encodes the protein MRFEATVLFSALAHDTRLRCLMLLMQNDELCVCELTYALGASQPHVSRHLAQLREMGLVADRRSGLWVHYRIHPGLPEWAQAVLRETVAGLRREAPFSEDHRVLAGMPNRPGTVRWI